In Mustela nigripes isolate SB6536 chromosome 12, MUSNIG.SB6536, whole genome shotgun sequence, one DNA window encodes the following:
- the TMEM267 gene encoding transmembrane protein 267, with product MASEAEKTHALLQSCSTESLISSLGLGMFCLVADRLLQFSIIQQNDWLRALSDNAIHCVIGMWLWAIVIGVKKTTDFGEIILAGFLASVIDVDHFFLAGSLSLKAALTLPRRPFLHCSTVIPVVVLTLRFTMHLFKLKDSWCFLPWMLFISWTSHHIRDGIRHGLWICPFGKTSPLPFWLYVVITSSLPHICSFVMYFTGTRQMMSSKHGIHIDV from the exons ATGGCGTCTGAGGCTGAGAAGACCCATGCTTTACTCCAGTCTTGCAGCACAGAGTCTCTTATTTCCAGCCTTGGTCTGGGGATGTTTTGCCTAGTAGCCGACAGACTTCTTCAGTTTTCCATAATTCAGCAAAATGACTGGCTTCGAGCCCTCTCGGATAACGCCATACATTGTGTGATTGGCATGTGGTTGTGGGCAATCGTCATTGGCGTCAAGAAGACAACTGACTTTGGAGAAATCATTTTAGCTGGATTTTTAGCCTCCGTTATTGATGTAGACCACTTTTTTCTAGCTGGATCTTTATCTTTAAAG GCTGCTTTGACTCTTCCACGAAGACCTTTTCTTCACTGCTCTACTGTCATTCCAGTTGTGGTTCTGACCCTGAGGTTTACTATGCACCTTTTCAAGCTCAAGGACTCATGGTGCTTTCTTCCCTGGATGTTATTTATATCCTGGACATCACATCATATCCGAGATGGAATTCGTCATGGCCTGTGGATATGCCCATTTGGAAAAACCTCTCCTTTGCCATTCTGGCTTTATGTTGTCATCACCTCCTCTTTACCTCACATCTGTTCATTCGTTATGTATTTCACAGGGACCAGACAAATGATGTCTTCAAAACATGGGATCCATATTGATGTCTGA